The following are encoded together in the Periplaneta americana isolate PAMFEO1 chromosome 5, P.americana_PAMFEO1_priV1, whole genome shotgun sequence genome:
- the LOC138700576 gene encoding glutamate receptor ionotropic, delta-1-like, with product MLKKTWISFLILMTAQTPGISGKLDIKDSFLGTSRVMDDYLRHISSRHFEEARQIVVWSLGNLQAESFLESLLCPRLVTNSTDHMDNLFNCNFEVESLFVFLEDHLTDMLASLTSTLAECWLRPHFILVFTEVNNSTIIDHRRLEEIFRWLAQAEVVDVVALVPEESAVKVFTYEPYKEDCVPGDSPVLVDIWSKNTSSPKMPFRPMVTSLHGCTLRLTTLDLAPDVIFKEITDKEVHHHRSGSPKVIPKLDGIEVRLMKTLADKMNFTPRFMLPSDGSHWGWVQFNGTVTGMIADIKNKISDVGFGHVTEGMQDVGFLEYSTSLGVDCYGWGVPLGAGRQTPAWVMLTTEFTLLTWSLLFVALLISAFAIWSLPKALPRRLEPDREVYRTPRSVLCYTCNTLIAAPILTQPRSQPVRTFVSLWLLYCIVVSVAYQAQLGSNVTVPWRPTDIRDIKELLESGLTLKTPWKFVAILNKSRDDEENPLFKEMVSRFQPVSKMKEAVDQLQNQNRNFAYLMYRRSLEFYASQSGWKFHVMSEACLLKHHTTLALRRGSPLIPRFNVIIQRLIESGFVDKWVSDFTPRSPGTDILKSGLSLPHLSSAFMVLLMGLLLALLMFLLEIFRSKFWVQKEKYPTSHKTKILL from the exons ATGTTGAAGAAGACGTGGATATCCTTCCTGATACTTATGACAGCACAAACCCCTGGAATATCCGGAAAGTTGGACATTAAAGACAG CTTTCTAGGCACCTCACGCGTTATGGATGACTATCTCAGACACATCTCGTCTAGGCACTTCGAAGAAGCCCGTCAAATAGTAGTTTGGTCACTGGGTAACCTTCAAGCAGAATCATTTCTGGAATCGTTGCTGTGTCCTCGCCTTGTGACAAATTCAACAGATCACATGGATAACCTCTTTAACTGCAATTTCGAAGTCGAAAGTCTTTTTGTATTCCTGGAAGACCATCTGACAGATATGCTGGCCTCTTTGACTTCTACACTGGCGGAGTGTTGGCTGCGACCTCACTTTATCTTGGTATTCACGGAAGTGAACAACTCTACAATAATTGATCACAGAA GACTCGAAGAGATATTCCGGTGGCTCGCTCAGGCGGAAGTTGTGGATGTTGTGGCTTTGGTGCCAGAAGAATCAGCTGTAAAGGTTTTCACTTACGAGCCCTACAAAGAAGATTGTGTACCAGGCGATTCGCCTGTACTCGTAGATATATGGTCTAAG AACACATCTTCTCCGAAGATGCCGTTTCGTCCAATGGTCACGTCCCTTCACGGCTGTACACTGAGACTGACGACTCTGGACCTCGCACCTGACGTGATATTCAAAGAGATCACGGATAAAGAAGTGCACCATCATCGCTCCGGATCCCCGAAAGTAATACCAAA ACTGGACGGGATAGAGGTGCGCCTGATGAAGACACTGGCCGATAAGATGAACTTCACTCCTCGATTTATGTTGCCTAGCGACGGATCGCACTGGGGGTGGGTCCAGTTCAACGGCACAGTTACCGGCATGATTG CGGACATCAAAAACAAGATCAGTGACGTGGGTTTCGGTCACGTGACTGAAGGTATGCAGGATGTCGGGTTTTTGGAGTACTCGACGAGCCTGGGAGTGGACTGCTACGGGTGGGGCGTGCCTCTCGGGGCGGGAAGACAAACTCCAGCTTGGGTGATGCTCACCACTGAGTTTACGTTGCTTACTTGGAGCTTGCTTTTCGTAGCACTTCTTATTTCTGCCTTTGCAATATGGAGTCTTCCCAAAGCGCTGCCCAGACGGCTGGAACCAGATCGAGAAGTGTACAGAACTCCGAG GTCGGTGCTATGCTACACCTGCAACACGCTGATCGCTGCTCCCATTTTAACTCAACCCAGATCCCAGCCTGTTCGCACGTTCGTGTCTCTATGGCTCCTCTACTGCATCGTTGTGAGCGTTGCATACCAG GCGCAACTGGGAAGCAACGTGACTGTTCCATGGCGACCTACCGACATTCGCGACATCAAGGAACTCCTGGAGTCAGGCCTCACTCTCAAAACGCCTTGGAAATTCGTCGCGATTCTGAACAAATCCAGGGACGACGAAGAAAATCCTCTCTTCAAGGAAATGGTGAGCCGCTTCCAGCCGGTCAGCAAGATGAAGGAGGCTGTGGATCAACTTCAAAACCAGAACAGGAACTTCGCTTATCTCATGTACAGACGAAGCTTGGAGTTCTATGCCTCTCAGTCG GGCTGGAAGTTCCACGTGATGTCCGAAGCCTGTTTGCTGAAACACCACACCACTCTGGCGCTGCGTAGAGGGTCTCCTCTGATACCTCGATTCAACGTTATCATCCAGCGTCTCATAGAAAGCGGATTCGTCGATAAATGGGTTTCAGATTTCACACCCAG GAGCCCCGGTACAGATATCCTGAAATCAGGCCTCTCGC